The DNA region cacacaggggtgcccctgcgtgggggtgtcccacacgcaaggagtgtgccccacaaggagaacccccctgtgtgaaaaaagcatagccctcCCAGGAGTTGCACCACACACGTGGacagctgatacagcaagatgatgtaacgaaaaagagactcagtttcccagtgccaacaagggtgcaagcggacacagaacacacagcaagtagacacagagagcagacaaaggggcggggggggggggggagggtaaggggagagaaataaataaaataaatctttaaaaataaataaagtctttggGTCATTTAACTCTGAGCATTCTAGGCTGGGTGGCCCTGGCAAGGCCCCACAGACTCTAGAATGAGGGTTCTGGGCTGGGGGAGATGGAGCTACTGGATTTGGGAGTGGTCGGTAGAAGGGTGATGTGACAAGACTACAgtgagagagacacagagaaggacGGGCGAGAGAAGAGCAGAGGGGAGGACAGGACCTTGGGAGGAGGGCGAGCAGGAGTGGTCACAGGGGAGGAGGAACCACGGGAAGAGGCAGGTGCCAAGGGCTCTCAAACCCTGCCAGGGGTCAGAAGAGGAAGCTGCGGGCGAGGAGGTCAGCTGCCCAGACCATAACAGAGGGTGCTGTAGGTGTGGCAGGGAAGGTAAGAAGAGCCAGAGCCCTCCTCGCAGAGAGTGCTGCGTTGAGGAGAGGCCCCCTAGTGTTGGGTTTTAGACTGAGAAGAAGGAACCAACATGGAAGGTGAGGCTGATAgaacaagggagaagcaaacacTGTTGGAGGAAACCCACTCACTCACTTGGGGTTGTCTTCCCGTGGATTTTCTCTGACCCACTTACTCTCTCCCACATGATTTCCTTTGCAACCAGTTTATGACCTTGTGCGCAGGGTTAGTCTGTGGCCCCCAAAGAGGGGCCCCCACAGGAGTCTGTGAAAACTAAGGGACTTGGAATAGAGGACAAGCTCCTTCTTGCCATCTGATTACAGGCTCTCTGGCCGTCTGAGTGCAGGAGAGAGGCGGTGACTGGCTCAAGGTCACTCAGCCAGGGGGTAAGCCCACAGCCAAGCTGGAGGCCAACATTCCTGAGCCCCAGAATCTTTGCTCTCTGCATGTCTGATCTCCAGATGTCCAGACTCCTGGCTCTAGGTTTTGCCCTCTCTCTGGAAGTGGGACAAAAGAGCCCTGAACTCCACAGGCCAAAAGCTGTCGGAGCTGTTCTGAGCCCTGGGAGGCTGGGAACCGTCGGAAGAATCATGGTCCACGCCCCTGTGATCACGAGCCTGGCTGCTGTCTCTTCCTTGGCTCCTAATAGCTTCTTCCAAATCAGTTCTCTGCTATTATCTTGCTTATCCCTGCAGGTCCCCTGGGAGccagggaggggcagagaggatCAGCCCCACTTCACAATTGAGAGAAACTCAGACCAGGAGGAAAGCAGTAATTTTCCCAAAGTCGCCCGGCCAGACCGGAATGGGGCTGGAACAGAAGCCTGAGCCACCCAAGCCCCATGGGAGGCGGGTGGTCAGCAGACCACAATGCCtgttggtggggggtgggggacggtAGGTAGAGAAATACACACAGCCCCAGGAACTGAAGTCCCTGTCAAACCTGGAGGGAGATTCAAGGGGGACAGGCTGCCCCCTGGCTCTCCCTTGCTCCCCAGCTAATGCAGGACACTGGGGAAGAAGGGCAGAAgcctaaggaaatctgaataaggtATCGTCTGTAGACCAATATATCAATATTAGTTTTAGTAGTGACAACTACCCCATACTAAAGTAAGATGATAATAACAGGGGAAACTTGGTATGGGTATATGGGAGCTCTCTGCACCATCTTCGCCATTTccctgtaaatctaaaactattctaaaaattttaagtgtatttttttaaaaattgggcagaGACAGCAGAACATGGCCGCAGAGAATACAGGTCTGAggggggaagcagttgtgggCAGGGTCAAAACCAAAGTCCCCCCTGCTGCCCCTCACTACCAAGGAGCCAGGCAGTCATCTGGATACCTGGAGAGGGAAGGGACGGtgcaggtgagagggtggggagGCCATGGAGCTGATGACAATGACGAGCTCCCACCTTTCAGAGGGGTTACGGGTGACCGGAAGTCCAGGCTTATGCCTGTGTTCCCACTGTAACTATTAATGAGGTCCTATTTGGTTTAAAAAATGTCCTGAGTTAAAATGCATGGACAGTGACCTTACATTTACTCTTCCAGGAATGTTTCCTAAAGAAACATTCTGATAATTTTGCAGGTCATTATGGCACAAGGATGTTGgctgcagcattatttataacagcAAAACACTGAAAAAAGTCTACATGTCCAACAATAGGggttggataaataaattatggtccATCTACCTACCCAATGAAGTAGAATGatgtatatctatatttataaacatatatttatgacttattttaaaataaaaatacagaaaatagaacaatatGTAGAGTatgatttaattttcattaaaaattttatgtatacATTATGTATATAGAAATGTTTAGGAGGCCATATATATTAAAACGTAAAAGTTACTACCCCTCATTGGTAGGTTTAttgtttttagtttattctttatatttttctgtatattctcagttttgaaatacaaataataaaaaataaacaaagtcctGAGTTTGACAATGAATTACCTGGTCATCCCAGTTATGGAGCAAATCCTTTAACTTCTGTTCAGTGGAGAAAGGCTCAAGAAAGTTCCACAGGGAGGGCAGGCCTGGTTCTGTGCTGACATCTATCCCTTCCACCTCCCACCCAGTCTTCCTCTGCCTCATTCCCCAGTCTAGGACAACCTAGCCTGACCCATGAACCATGTGTCCCAGTCCTGCCCTCCAAGGGAACCATTTCTAGATGTGGAACCCTCCAGGTGGGACACTGGGAAGAGACCTGACCTGGGGTCAGGATACCTGGGTCCAATGCCCAGTTCTGCCCGAACTCTAGTCATGGTGCTCAGgcttctcatctgtaaactggaGCTAAGGAAAGCCATCTGGCCTCTCTTGACGTTCAGCTGTTAAGGGTGGAAAGTGATAGTGGAGGAGATAGGCTGCCTAAGCATTGCtggaaggtggggtggggggcagggggcagaaaGCGGGGGATCCTTGGGACCTTGGGACAGCCAGTGCTGCCCTGTCACTTCCTGCGGTTACCATGGGATGACTAATGTGGCCCCTCAGCCGCCTTAGGCTTACCGGGGGATCTGGCCCAGGCCCAAGTCGAGTGCAGGCAGCACAGCCCCGCCTGGGAGCCGGGTTTCCTGGCAGCAGAGGCGCAGTGGGCAGGTCTGACCTGTGAGAGCCGCGGTTACCGCCTGAGGCCTGGGCTGGTTGCAAAAGGGGCCAGCACTTCTGACACAGTCTGCTCTCGGTCTCACTCACGCTCACAAGCTGGTTCCCAGGAGAACACAGAGCTCCGGGAGGGTGTGTCACCTCTGCCTGGCACCACTCTGCTTCTAGGGAGAGAGCAAGGACATAGGTCCTTCAGACCTACTCACACCAGCCCCCAGGCCCAAGCTGAACACCCAGCACAAAGATGCCTGGAGAGAGCCCCATGCAGACCCACACAGACCTGGCCACGGGAACACACATAGCCCCGAAAACCCAGGCCCACGTCAGACGTACACACAGGCACAGGGGCCGGCAAACACACCCTGCTACCCACGAGCAGCTGTCTATAATGCACACTCTCAAGAACAGACGTGATGGGGACACACAGACACATAGGCAGAGCGAAGGACAGCTTGCTTGAAGATAAACACCCATATTTACCAACCTAGATACACAGACATGTATGTATGTGGAGTTATTTGGAGTTTTGCACAAAGACaacattcactttatttttcaaacaaatgaattttactgacacataataataaagcatatagTTCATccgaagtgtataatcaatggtatttggtacaatcgCATAGTTTtagtcatcacttcaatcattatttgagcattttcattatttcaataataataaacaaaaaacagacaaacaagaaaattctttacctctcaatctctctatgcttcccctgatgAACATAGCTACTATTTTTGActatatttgcatatttatttttaactggtattattgagatgtattcatataccatacaatctattcaaagtgtatattcatgacttttagtataatcacaatgttgtacatacTTCACCACAGAAAAATTTAGAAcaacttcattactccaaaagaaaaagtccacaccccttagcagtcacctctcaatccctctctttccccagccctacatacccactaatctaatttcatttttataaattgatttacatttatatttttataaatggaatcatgaaatatgtagtactttgtgtctagtttctttcacttagcataatgttttttgtctgttattaacatcttatagtatTAACATGTATTAGTTGTTTCAAAGAAGAATGGTCTCATAtctgcaattttacccatattcacatttcacatgtagttttactatgctatacagtcccagaCAATATCCACCTTAAATACACAAGAGCAAAAACAGGGACGCAGAGAAATGTACACAGACACAGATATACGCACACCTTGTCATCATTTAATCCCCTGCgcctccctcccccatctccacacaatctctcatacacacacaaacccatACTTCCACGCTTCCTCACAAGAGCCAGTCAGGATTACACTcgggggggcagatgtggctcaactgatagagcatctgcctaccatatggagggtccagggttcgatccccaggctggatggtgtggtaagctggcccatgagcagtgctgccacacacaaggagtgctgtgccatgcaggggcacccccgcgtaggggtgccccatgtgcagggagtacgtcccacaagaagagctgccccacgtgacaaaagcgcagcccgcccaggagtggtgttgcacacacggagagctgatgcagcaagatgacgcaacaaaaaaagagacgcagtttcctggtgctgtctgacaatgcaagcggacatagaagaacacacagcaaatagacacagagagcagataatgcagggaaaagggagacaaataaataaaataaatcttaaaaaaaaaaaggattacatTGGGTCCCAGTCTCTAAGCCAGAGATGAAGAACTTTTTTTATAGATGGTCACATACCCAAAGGTGAAGagaaaaccaatttttaaaaaagattaatttaatttatttatttctctccccttccccccgaccccagttgtctgttctctgtgtctatttgctgctatcttcttcgcttctgttgttgtcagtggcatgggaatctgtgtttctttttgttgcgtcatcttgtgtcagctctccgtgtgggcggcgccactcttaggcaggctgaacttccctGCGTGCTgagcggctttccttacggggcgcactccttgtgtgtggggctcccctacagtgggggacacccccgcgtggcagggcactccttgcatgcctcagcactgcgcatgggccagctccacatgggtcaaggaggcccggggtttgaaccacggacctcccatgtggtaggtggacaccctatccactgggccaagtccacgtccctcAATTATTGATATAGTGTCATTGGTAACAAACAAAAATGCTAAGGAAAACCATGGTCAGGGTGAAATAGTAAGCACATACACTTAACAGTTACAGCCTTGTGGTCAGAGTTTATagcaatgtgaaaaaaaaaaccactcctAACATTCTAAgtgcaaaaattaaaatgaaaaagtatataCACAGCATGATTTCGTATATAGCATGAaacaaaaaaagtttcaaaatataTGCATAGAAGATGCTGAAAGAAGGTACACCAAAATGTTGTTATTGTCTTTGTGATTTGAGACAAgagatttttttaatcttttagttcctttgaattttccagtttttctgtgaggacttattattttaaagtaactTAAATTACATTGTTTAAAATCAATTAAGGGCTACATGGACATAGATAAGGTCATACTGAATATGTATAAAAGATCAAAATCCCCCCATTTCAGAAACATCCCATTTCAtccaattaatataataaatattccatTAAATGTAATTCAAGAGTAGAAAGCAgggtaaaagaggaaaaggaaggaaagacgaaagagaaaaacagaaaagctgTCCTAGGAAAGAAGAGAGGCACGTTTATAAGAGAGACCTCGAGAGAGTCAGAGGGTTTGGGACAGGTAAATCCCTCTGGCTGCCTTGGCTTGGGCCGCTGGCCTCAGCACAACTTTCCAGCAAGTCATTCTTCTCAGGCCTCCTTGATACAAACCTGGGAGCAGGACCTTGATACCCACTGGTCAGTTTTTTATCCTTACTTACTTGAAACCAGCAGCAAACATCGCCTGAGCCAGAGACCCTGCAGGGGAATAGGGGGTATAAATGGGGCTTTCACACTCTCCATTGAGCTGGGAACACGCAGCCTATGTCAGTGATAAAACTCAGAGTGTCCTCGCTGTGCCAAGGGCAGTGCAGACGTGAAGGCAGGTAAGGGAGGCTTCCTAGAGGAGGGAGGTGCCAGAAGATGGCTTATGAGAAACAGGGTATCTGGTGTGGGGACAAGGGACACTTTCTGAACTAGGGGAATTGGCAAAAACAAAGGCTTAGAATCAGGGAAGTCAAGGGATAATTGGGGATCGAGGTGTGGGAACACTGGAACAAGTCGGCCTGGGACAGCGTGGTGTCAGATTCTAGAAGGCCTTGAAAGCTAGTTCATCGCAGACAGTGAGAAGCAGTATCAGTCTTGAGTGGGGCATATGCCCAGAAGAAGGCAGCAGCACAGGGTGTTTTGGAGCAGGCAGCACCGGGCAGGGACATGGGGTGGGGTGAGGCTAACAGAGGAGCTGTGGACCAGGCTGGTGACTGAGTGCGGGAGGAGGAGTGATGACTGAGTTTCGCATTCGGGTGATGGAGATGTGGTATTATCATCAGAGACCTGGGGAAGAAGTTGGAAGTGGGATGGCCCAGCCAGCACCTGGTAAggcttcctccccaccccatggCACCACTAAGGCCTCTCTGTGCAGTGTGAAAACGGCTGATCCAGAGTCCTAAggccttcattttacaaatggggaaactgaggcacaaagattTGCCTAAAGTCATGCAGCTGGTTGATATCAGACTCTGAACTTGAACTCAGGTCTCCCTCAGAGAGTTGTGTCAGGCTGGGTTGAGGTCATAGCAGGCCTTAGAAATCAGGTGGGAGACTCAGCACCTTTGCCTGAGGGGGTACAGGGACAAAGGTTAGTGAGAGCCCAGGGATGAGGCCTCCGGGGTAGGAGGCAGTCTTGGCTAAATCGAAACTTGGGGAACGGATTATCTGAGGTTTCACTTGGCTGggatctctctgttcctcagccacactttctcacacacacacagctgtaGTCTCTGCAGAGGGAGCTGGCTGAGACTTCAGTGCCTTAGAAATACTGCTCCACAGGAACAGCACCTCTTGAGATATCTTTTTTCCCTCTGGGCCTTGGTTTTCTTACCGGTACCTAAAATAAGGTTATTTATCGACGTGTACATTGAAGTCCTATCCAGCTTCAATTCTAGGGAAGTCTCTGGATCCCTGTCCCTCCATCAGGGCCCCTCTCAAAGAACCCTCGCTCCCATAGGAACTCGAGGACAAAACTTCTAAATTCTTTGTACCGCGCACCCTGGATTTCACTAGGTCCAACAAACCCGAGTCCAAGAAGTTTGGCCAGAGGGAAGTCCAAGTCCAGTGGCGGAGGTCTAGGTTGTACAGGCTTCCTTCCCTGCTCAGCACCCAACCCCCCACCCTCAAAAAACTGGGCCCTGGGGACTGCCAGATGGCCTCAGCTGGACCAGAGCAGGAGAGTTAAAGGCACCCTGATTGCCCCAGACCCAGTGCCTGAGCACTGCCCGagaaagggggaggagagggggtggcCCCACCCGCCAGGTGAGGTCATGGGAAAGCAGCTCTGGCGCTGACACCTGGGGAAACCCGTTTCCAGGTTGCTTCCCACGCTAGTTCTCCTGGGAACCAGCTAAGCTCCaagtggggagccccacgcatccCTGTGTCCAACCCCCGCCTCCGCCCCAGCTCGGTTCCCACCCCCATCTCCATCCCATCAGCCTCCTGGTCCAGCCCCTAATAGTCCTTTGATACCTTATCTGCCTCTATGGATTGTCAGGCCCTTGAGAAGGCGTATCCCAGAGCAAGAGGCAGAGGGGCACAGAGTACTCCAGGAAATGACATGACACAGATGGCAGTTTCAGAACTGTTAACGCTTTATTTGCAATTCTGCACTGCTCTACCTCCTAGACTGTgatgctggggaggggggagaaccCCAACCCCTTCCTTCTTCAGGCTCTAACTTGCAGTTCCTCCCCCTCCACCTGCTGGGcctggactctcacttcctgcccCACTCCTGGCACAGCCAGTTTGGGCAGTTCCTAGGGAGCCCTGAGACCCAGCTCTTCCCAGGGACCAGCTGCCCTGCCCGCCCTGGCCGCCCTGGCCTTGGGGGTTAAGGGAAGCCCAGGCGTCAGCCTTGCTCCTCAGTTGCCCCACTTCTCTGCTCTCCTCCTTGCGCTTCCTCTTCCCAAGCCTGGCCCTCATATCTGCCTCCTTCTCCCCAGCCTGCCTCTAGTCCCACGGCCCCCCAGGCCTCACTTTCTGCTCTCTCAATCTCTCACAGACCTCTCTTACACAGTCCAGCCCAAACTTCTTGCCAAATCGGCCCTAGACACCTTCCAGTCCTCCAAGATCTCTAGCTGGTCCCCAGGCTATCCTTACTTCTGTGCCAAGGAGGGGTTGGGGACCACCataaggggtgctgattcaaccAGGTCATCTGAGGGCCCAGGTGGATCCCAAACTGTTTGGAGGTGGCTGACGCTTCTAGGACCATCCTATGAAAATAAAAGTGTGGGTTCTCTTTGAGCTCTGATTGCAGAAATCGGGGTCAGCGTCTTCCTCCTCCAGGCCTTACGATCACCCTGGATTCAGAGTGGGCCGTTAGCAGGCCCGTGTTCCAAAGGCATTCAGAAGGGAACTGAGTCCCAGGGGGTAGCCTGCGTCTACCAGGAGTCCTCCTCCAAGGCCCCATGCCCCAGGTTCCAGAAGTCTCTGGCCACTGGCCCGCTGCTCGCTACCCTGCCACAGCTGTTCAAACAAAGCAGAAGAACTTCTTCCAGCGGCAGCGGGAGAGGGTACGCACACCCTTGGCGTTCAGCTTCTTCTCCAGCCGGGCCTTGTGCTCAATGGCACTGAGAATAGCGGAGTCAAACACCTCCTTCAAGTTCTTCTGCGTCAAGGCCGAGCACTCCAGGTAGCAGCAGGCCCGGATCTTCTCGGCCAGACCCTGGGCCTGCGGTTGGGGCACTGGGCCCTCCCGGCCCCCCTGGTCCAGCTGAATCAGTACATTGACGTCGTCCCGCAGGTCGGCCTGGGTGCCCACCAGCAGCACCGGCGCCTGCGGGTTGTGCGTGCGGATCTCGGGCAGCCATTTCTCGGTGATGTTTTGGAAGGAGCTGGGCTGCACCACGCTGAAGCAGGCCAGGAAGACATCAGTATCGGGGTAGCAGAGCGCGCGAAGGCGGTCAAAGTCCTCCTGGAGCGGAAGGCCAGGTCTTTAGGTTAGTAGGGTAATTAATTCCTGCCACAAGGAGCAGGAATCCACTCCTCACTCAAGATTCGTAACCAGGAACCCAAGACCTTCCCGATTCCTGCTCCAAGTAGGGTCCTCCCAGTCTCCGCCGTCCCTCCCCGAGACCACCCCCGAGCTTCTCACCTGTCCCGCTGTGTCCCAGAGTTCGATGCGCACCGGGGCTCCATCCACCAGGACTTGCACTGCGGGGACAGGGAAGCTTTGCGTTGGGAAGAGCGTCCCGGGGCCACCAGGCCCACCCGCCTCGCCAGCGCCCCCTCCAGGCCCGCTCTCGCCTCGCAGCCCGCGGGCTCCCGCGGCCTCCCGCAGCGTGCCGGCTTCGGCTCGCGGCCGCACGCTCCCCAACCGCGGCCGTTAAAAAACGTACCTGAGAAGGTGTCCAGCGCCGTGGGCCGGTAGCGCGCGGGGTACCCATTGCAGGTGTAGCTGACGACGAGGCTGCTCTTGCCCACCGCGCCGTCGCCCACCAGCACACACTTGATGCCCAGCTCCGGGGGCGCGCTGCCCCGCCGCGGCGGAGGGGTCGGAGCCCGGAGGGGGGGCGGCTCGGGCTCGCTCAGGTCCCGCGGGGGCATGGCCCGCTCCAGGGGCAGCAGAGGGGCCAGCCCGGGGCGAGGCTCGGCTGCGCGGCGGGAGCAGGCTGTGCGGTGGCCTCGCGCGGAGTCGGCCGAGGCTGGGCGCGCCCGCCCGCCGCCGAGCGCGTATATGTGGGGCACCGCCCACCTCATCTGCatgccccgcccccggccccgcccccggcccggccgCCTCGGCCGCTTGACGGTGCCCGCAGCCCACGACACCCCGCGATCCGAGAGACCCCTGGAGGTAGCAAGCCCGGGGCGAGCCGACGCTCAGAGAAGATCCACACCGGTCCAAGGACAAAGACTCGGTAAAATGAGGCCGATCTGGGCATCGtggcagagaaagaggaaaaagccAGTTGCAGAGCACGTATTGCAGCATGAGTTCACCTTTGTTCAAATTAAAACACGAATCTCCATACATATGTTTGCAGAGGATAAAAAAAGTCTGGGAGGACATACCCGGAACTGGTAATAAAGGTTACTTCTGGGGAGttggggagaagagggagaatttcagaatttcctttttttaatttattttataattttattaacaaAAGATTTTTAGAAATATCCAGTTGGTGGGTGAGGCAGAGAAACTCAGGCCTAGGGACAGCAGGCAGGCGTGTCCTCTACTCTGGTGGAGCTTTTCCTCTAGCCTCAGCTTGAAGGCAGTCTTTAAACACTTTCACTCCCCTCTGCTAAAGGAACTCTGGGGGATGGGGAAGCAAGCAGGGATGGATTTTCAAGGACCATTCCTCATTGGAatattttataaatccccaaaacACCTAATACCTTTATCTTCATCATCATCCAAAGCACATATTAATTACCTATTTGCAGATGCTGCTTTCTAGGTCACCCACTGTCCTTCCCTTGAAGAGTTCACAAACTGCGTGTTAAGGTCTTCCAGGTAGCTCTAGGGAAGGTCACAAGGAGAGTGAATGAAGAGGAGCCTGATGCTAATGTCCTCTCTTTATTGCAGCCACACCAAGGGACACCAGGCCCACAATCCTTTCTGTGATCCCTAAGGCAGTCTTTCATCCCAGCCTTTACAAAGGTCACTGAAAACACCTTAGCACAGGGAGGCAGCCATTCCGGAGCCGCAGCTGGCTGGGAGAGTGTTATTTGCAAGGTGTGGGGCTGGAGGGGAGTGttgaatatgaaagaaaaatataatgctaTTTCTCAAAGCGTTGATGGCATAAAAGTCCATAAATCCAAGTCCCTTGGAAAATGTCTCAGGATCTCTGATGTTTGTTTTGGAGTGGGAAGGAGAGGGCAACCACTAGAAAGTTGctgatttaaataattaaaatctttATAGAGGAATGGTAGGATCCCATTTCTAAGAACTAAGACATTCCCTTAGTTCGAATGTCTGTCCTCCTAGAAGGTCCAAAggctgttctttttcctttcttggaaaGGGCATTTGAAAAGAACTGGGCATCAGGAGACTCGTCCCTCTATTCCCAATTCTTCAGCCCACTAACTGTGTGACACCCTCCCAACCCCACCTCATCCTCAGGAAATCACTTGATTAGTCTTGACCTTGAAGCTTGTTGGTCTCTGAAAGCTCTTCTGGTGCTAGAGATCTGTGATTCAGGAATCCAAGGGAAGCTGTCCTGGCCCACGTTTGAGATAAAATtactaaacacacacatatacacacgtATTCTTTTTCACAATGCTCTCATCCTTTTACCTAGTTTTATTGTAGCTGTAAGTTTGAGGGAAATCCTCTTTAATGCTTTCTGCAGGTGGGAGTATAAATAATACACAAATGCGTACACTGCAGTTTTCTCTTTATGGGAGGGAGATGAATCTCCTAGGCATGGGTAAAAACCCTGACTTGGCCTCAGATGGGCCATTTTCCTTTGGCATCATGGGTGGAGCCACTTTCTGACCTAGGTGCCTCTGTCTGAGCTGGTTTAGGGACAGTCTTGTCagcaagggggagggaggagacaaCCTGGGAAGTTAATGAGTCACCTATTTCTCAGCTAATGACTGCAAATCTGGCTGCTCTTTCTGGGAAAGTCCCCTCCTAAGGGTGGATTGGGCAGTATCCCTCTCCATCTGACAGATGTTATGCCCCCACTTCCAGCCAGACACGCATTCACCTTCTCATTGGAGA from Dasypus novemcinctus isolate mDasNov1 chromosome 3, mDasNov1.1.hap2, whole genome shotgun sequence includes:
- the RHOV gene encoding rho-related GTP-binding protein RhoV, which encodes MPPRDLSEPEPPPLRAPTPPPRRGSAPPELGIKCVLVGDGAVGKSSLVVSYTCNGYPARYRPTALDTFSVQVLVDGAPVRIELWDTAGQEDFDRLRALCYPDTDVFLACFSVVQPSSFQNITEKWLPEIRTHNPQAPVLLVGTQADLRDDVNVLIQLDQGGREGPVPQPQAQGLAEKIRACCYLECSALTQKNLKEVFDSAILSAIEHKARLEKKLNAKGVRTLSRCRWKKFFCFV